A single Dechloromonas denitrificans DNA region contains:
- a CDS encoding dicarboxylate/amino acid:cation symporter: MKRISLNTQILIGCTAGIAAGLALHAQGQTALVLDTLYGAKLVGNLFLDLLRMVLVPLVFSSIVIGVANLRAHDQMHRVWITTLVFFFITMALAIVIGFGAAHIFRPGEGLHLEMFAEATKNYQARQMPLPDYIAQFMRGLFQNPFKALAQGDILAIVMIALFLGIALVIGGERYRNLRQLIEELQELCLMIVGWIMHLAPLGLAALLLQLVSTQNAALLQSLGHFILVVTGSTLLHGIVVLPLILWLVTGKSPLFFFKGAREALITAFATSSSSATLPVTLRCTEQHLHVKKDIANFVVPLGATVNMDGTALYEAAAALFVARLAGIELDIASQLIIFFVAMLGAIGAPGIPSVGMLSMVLVLQSVGLPTEAIAILLPIDRILDTVRTAVNVEGDMIGSLIVQKLSSKRA, translated from the coding sequence ATGAAACGCATCTCGCTCAACACCCAGATCCTGATCGGCTGTACTGCCGGCATTGCCGCCGGACTGGCGCTGCACGCGCAAGGCCAGACAGCGCTGGTGCTGGATACCCTTTACGGCGCGAAACTGGTTGGCAATCTTTTTCTCGATCTGCTGCGCATGGTGCTGGTGCCGCTGGTCTTTTCGTCCATCGTGATTGGCGTTGCCAACCTGCGGGCACACGACCAGATGCACCGCGTCTGGATCACCACCCTGGTCTTTTTCTTCATCACCATGGCGCTAGCCATCGTCATCGGCTTCGGGGCGGCGCATATTTTCCGGCCCGGCGAGGGACTGCATCTCGAGATGTTCGCCGAGGCGACGAAAAACTATCAGGCGCGGCAGATGCCATTGCCCGACTACATCGCCCAGTTCATGCGCGGCCTGTTCCAGAATCCGTTCAAGGCGCTGGCCCAGGGCGACATCCTGGCCATCGTGATGATTGCCCTGTTTCTCGGCATCGCGCTGGTCATCGGCGGCGAGCGTTACCGCAACTTGCGCCAGTTGATCGAGGAATTGCAGGAGCTCTGCCTGATGATCGTCGGCTGGATCATGCACCTCGCCCCGCTCGGCCTCGCCGCCCTGCTGCTGCAACTGGTCAGCACGCAGAACGCTGCGCTGCTGCAAAGCCTCGGCCATTTCATCCTGGTCGTGACCGGCAGCACGCTTCTGCACGGCATTGTCGTGCTGCCGCTGATACTCTGGCTGGTCACCGGCAAGTCGCCGCTGTTCTTTTTCAAGGGCGCCCGCGAAGCCCTGATCACGGCCTTTGCCACCAGCTCCAGCTCGGCGACGCTGCCGGTCACGCTGCGCTGTACCGAGCAGCATCTGCACGTCAAAAAGGACATCGCCAATTTCGTCGTGCCGCTCGGCGCCACCGTGAACATGGACGGCACCGCCCTCTACGAAGCGGCGGCGGCGCTGTTCGTCGCCCGTCTGGCCGGCATCGAACTGGATATCGCCAGCCAGCTGATCATCTTCTTCGTCGCCATGCTCGGCGCCATCGGCGCGCCGGGGATACCTAGCGTCGGCATGCTGAGCATGGTGCTGGTCCTGCAATCAGTCGGTTTGCCGACCGAGGCCATC
- a CDS encoding nucleotide pyrophosphohydrolase produces MDDFETLTAALREFRDARDWRQFHSLRNLITSLNLEAAELLELTQWKSDAEVEALPGEPLAAEALRDECADILLYLLLIADTAGIDLAAAARAKLVKNAAKYPVDKARGSRAKYSELG; encoded by the coding sequence ATGGACGATTTCGAAACCTTGACCGCCGCACTGCGGGAATTCCGCGATGCGCGCGATTGGCGGCAGTTCCATTCGCTGCGCAACCTGATTACCTCGCTCAACCTCGAAGCGGCCGAATTGCTCGAACTGACCCAGTGGAAAAGCGACGCCGAAGTCGAGGCGCTGCCGGGCGAGCCGCTGGCCGCCGAAGCCTTGCGCGACGAGTGCGCCGACATCCTGCTTTACCTGCTGCTGATCGCCGATACGGCGGGCATCGACCTGGCCGCCGCGGCACGTGCCAAGCTCGTCAAGAACGCCGCGAAATACCCGGTCGACAAGGCCCGCGGTTCGCGGGCCAAGTATTCCGAACTGGGCTAG
- a CDS encoding LysR family transcriptional regulator encodes MNQIEAMQIYVRVAELASFTQAAQRLGLPKASISTAVQRLENLLGTRLLHRTTRRVQMTQDGLAFYERCTDLLADMEEVQGMFRANPAELAGRLRVDMPLIMARDLVMPQLPAFMAAHPQLAVELSSTDRLVDPVREAFDCVVRVGTVSDSSLIARGLGYYRMINCVSPAYVTHFGTPQSLDELTGHRLVHYVPTLGAKSPGFEYLDTKNGNQTRFLAMPGALTVNNSEAYQAACLAGLGLIQAPEASLRPLIDAGRLVEVLPTYRARPMPVSLLYANRRHLPRRTRLFMAWLAELLHPRLVGPDGESPATWNALPDTA; translated from the coding sequence ATGAACCAGATCGAAGCAATGCAGATATACGTCCGGGTGGCCGAGCTGGCCAGTTTCACCCAGGCGGCCCAGCGCCTGGGCTTGCCGAAAGCGAGCATTTCAACCGCCGTTCAACGGCTGGAAAACCTGCTCGGCACGCGCTTGCTGCATCGGACGACGCGGCGGGTGCAAATGACTCAGGATGGTCTGGCGTTTTACGAACGGTGCACGGATCTGCTGGCCGACATGGAAGAGGTTCAGGGCATGTTCCGCGCCAACCCAGCCGAACTGGCCGGCCGGTTGCGCGTCGACATGCCGCTGATCATGGCGCGCGATCTGGTGATGCCGCAATTGCCCGCCTTCATGGCGGCCCATCCCCAGCTGGCCGTGGAGCTGAGCAGCACCGACCGTCTGGTCGATCCGGTGCGCGAGGCTTTCGACTGCGTGGTCCGCGTCGGGACGGTCAGCGACTCCAGCCTGATTGCCCGCGGCCTTGGCTATTACCGGATGATCAACTGCGTCAGCCCGGCCTACGTTACGCACTTCGGAACCCCGCAAAGCCTCGACGAACTGACCGGGCATCGGCTGGTACATTATGTCCCGACGCTGGGGGCAAAAAGCCCGGGCTTCGAGTACCTCGATACGAAAAATGGCAATCAAACCCGTTTCCTGGCGATGCCGGGCGCCTTGACCGTCAACAATTCCGAGGCCTACCAGGCCGCCTGCTTGGCCGGCCTGGGCCTGATCCAGGCGCCCGAGGCATCCTTGCGGCCCTTGATCGACGCCGGCCGGCTGGTCGAGGTCCTGCCGACGTATCGCGCCCGCCCCATGCCGGTCTCGCTCCTTTACGCCAACCGGCGCCACCTGCCCCGCCGCACCCGGCTGTTCATGGCTTGGCTGGCCGAACTGCTACATCCCCGGCTGGTCGGCCCGGATGGCGAATCGCCGGCGACCTGGAACGCGTTGCCGGACACGGCATGA
- a CDS encoding SDR family NAD(P)-dependent oxidoreductase, whose translation MPRKIAIVTGGSRGLGRNAALKLAARGVDVILTYRTGRAEAEAVVGEIEKLGARAVALPLDVGLSRSFAAFAAEVREVLRREWQRECFDYLLNNAGIGIHASFAETSEEQFDQLVNIQFKGVFFLTQALVPLMADGGRILNVSTGLTRFALPGFAAYAAMKGAIEVLTRYLAKELGPRGITVNVLAPGAIETDFGGGAVRDNAQMNAFIASQTALGRVGLPDDIGDVVASLLSDDNRWVNAQRIEASGGMFL comes from the coding sequence ATGCCGCGCAAAATCGCCATCGTTACCGGCGGCAGCCGGGGTCTCGGCCGCAATGCCGCCTTGAAGCTCGCCGCCCGGGGCGTCGATGTCATCCTGACCTATCGTACCGGTCGGGCTGAGGCGGAAGCGGTGGTCGGCGAAATCGAAAAGCTGGGTGCCCGGGCTGTGGCACTGCCGCTCGATGTCGGCCTCAGCCGGTCCTTTGCGGCCTTTGCCGCCGAGGTGCGCGAGGTCTTGCGGCGGGAATGGCAGCGCGAATGCTTCGATTACCTGCTCAACAATGCCGGTATCGGCATCCATGCCAGCTTCGCCGAAACCAGCGAGGAACAATTCGACCAACTGGTCAATATCCAGTTCAAGGGCGTCTTCTTTCTCACCCAGGCGCTGGTGCCCTTGATGGCCGACGGCGGGCGCATTCTCAACGTGTCGACCGGGCTGACCCGCTTCGCGCTACCGGGCTTTGCCGCCTATGCCGCGATGAAAGGCGCGATCGAAGTGCTGACCCGCTATCTCGCCAAGGAGCTCGGGCCGCGCGGCATTACCGTCAATGTTCTTGCTCCGGGGGCGATCGAGACCGATTTTGGCGGTGGCGCGGTGCGCGACAATGCGCAAATGAACGCTTTCATCGCTTCGCAGACAGCACTGGGGCGGGTCGGTTTGCCGGATGACATCGGCGATGTGGTCGCCTCGCTGCTTTCCGACGATAACCGCTGGGTCAATGCCCAGCGGATCGAAGCCTCGGGCGGCATGTTCCTGTAA
- a CDS encoding 23S rRNA (adenine(2030)-N(6))-methyltransferase RlmJ: MLSYRHAFHAGNHADVLKHIILIQIAEYMGEKPAPFWIIDTHAGAGRYALESAHATKLAEYKDGVGRLWGQKGLPPAAVVYLEFVKMLNPDDQLRYYPGSPWLASQLMRESDRLRLYELHSTDVKLLQECFKSAGREVAITAGDGFAGLKAILPPPPRRALVLIDPSYETRDDYSNVVKGLQEALKRFPTGTYAVWYPMLSKLESRKLPAKLKGLGAENWLHVSLEVSAPSKDGYGMNGSGMFIINPPWTLEKKMHETLPKLTALLAQGEGAKYTVESESS; encoded by the coding sequence ATGCTCAGCTACCGCCATGCCTTTCACGCCGGCAATCATGCCGACGTGCTGAAACACATCATCCTGATCCAGATCGCCGAATACATGGGCGAAAAGCCCGCCCCGTTCTGGATTATCGACACCCATGCGGGTGCCGGGCGCTACGCACTGGAGTCGGCCCACGCCACCAAGCTGGCCGAATACAAGGATGGCGTCGGCCGCCTGTGGGGCCAGAAGGGTCTGCCGCCAGCGGCCGTGGTCTATCTCGAGTTCGTCAAGATGCTCAACCCGGACGACCAGCTGCGCTACTACCCGGGCTCGCCGTGGCTGGCCAGCCAGTTGATGCGGGAAAGCGACCGGCTGCGGCTCTATGAACTGCACAGCACCGACGTCAAGCTGCTGCAGGAATGTTTCAAGTCCGCCGGGCGCGAGGTGGCGATCACCGCGGGCGACGGTTTCGCCGGGCTGAAGGCCATCCTGCCGCCACCGCCCCGCCGGGCGCTGGTCCTGATCGACCCTTCCTACGAAACCCGGGACGATTACAGCAATGTCGTCAAAGGCCTGCAGGAAGCCCTGAAACGCTTCCCGACCGGAACTTACGCGGTGTGGTACCCGATGCTCTCCAAGCTCGAATCGCGCAAGTTGCCGGCCAAGCTGAAAGGCCTGGGTGCCGAGAACTGGCTGCACGTCTCGCTGGAAGTCAGCGCGCCGTCGAAAGACGGCTACGGCATGAACGGCAGCGGCATGTTCATCATCAACCCGCCGTGGACGCTGGAAAAGAAAATGCACGAAACCCTGCCCAAGCTGACCGCCCTGCTGGCCCAGGGCGAGGGCGCGAAATACACGGTGGAAAGCGAGTCGAGCTGA